In a genomic window of Bacteroidota bacterium:
- a CDS encoding DUF2007 domain-containing protein translates to MDRYVAAATFVNEVEAELAQATLAAAGIESFLKFEDIGGMLPSLQESEGIQVLVDEKHLVEAQAVLNDQATEPTDTQPPL, encoded by the coding sequence ATGGATCGCTACGTTGCAGCGGCGACATTCGTGAATGAAGTCGAAGCGGAACTCGCACAGGCTACTCTGGCCGCTGCGGGTATCGAGTCGTTCCTGAAATTCGAAGATATCGGCGGGATGCTCCCTTCCCTCCAGGAGAGCGAGGGGATCCAGGTCCTGGTGGACGAAAAACACCTCGTCGAGGCTCAGGCCGTCCTGAACGATCAGGCAACCGAGCCGACCGACACTCAACCCCCCCTCTAA